The following proteins are co-located in the Granulicella pectinivorans genome:
- a CDS encoding MgtC/SapB family protein yields MIAPSNYNFSDLEQMLLSTGTATRLLSACLLGGLVGLEREFRKKASGIRTNMLICLGCAFFTMLSAVLAGDANPDKGRVAANIVQGIGFLGAGLILHTRSRVLGLTSAATVFVVASIGMACGAGLYLPALLATVIVLAAQTLMRVLEMHLDWKQYPLLYEVRGTDPATTYKAILAVLDKAGIRLNVIDHSQAGELERITFLITNNRTTHTRLLHELKTSDATDQVLSFRDPDDE; encoded by the coding sequence ATGATCGCACCTTCGAACTACAACTTCAGCGACCTGGAACAGATGCTGCTCTCGACCGGCACGGCGACGCGGCTCCTTTCGGCGTGCCTGCTGGGCGGTCTGGTAGGTCTGGAGCGCGAGTTTCGCAAGAAAGCGTCGGGCATTCGCACCAATATGCTGATCTGCCTGGGCTGCGCATTTTTTACGATGCTCTCGGCGGTGCTCGCAGGGGATGCCAATCCGGATAAAGGACGGGTGGCCGCGAATATCGTGCAGGGGATCGGGTTCCTGGGTGCGGGGCTGATCCTGCACACCCGCTCGCGCGTGCTGGGGTTGACGAGCGCGGCGACGGTCTTCGTGGTGGCATCGATCGGGATGGCATGTGGTGCGGGCTTGTATCTGCCGGCGCTGCTGGCCACGGTGATCGTGCTGGCGGCGCAGACGCTGATGCGAGTGCTGGAGATGCATCTGGACTGGAAGCAGTATCCGCTGCTGTACGAGGTGCGCGGCACCGACCCGGCGACGACCTACAAGGCGATTCTTGCGGTGCTGGATAAGGCCGGGATACGGCTGAACGTCATCGACCACTCGCAGGCAGGCGAGCTGGAGAGGATTACGTTCTTGATCACGAACAACCGGACGACGCACACGCGACTGTTGCACGAGCTGAAGACCAGCGATGCGACAGACCAGGTGCTCAGCTTCCGCGACCCCGACGACGAGTAA